The following are encoded together in the Lactuca sativa cultivar Salinas chromosome 1, Lsat_Salinas_v11, whole genome shotgun sequence genome:
- the LOC111916727 gene encoding probable LRR receptor-like serine/threonine-protein kinase At1g74360 — protein MAAERIAMILFLILIAGKDAIGDSLDSDKEVLLNLRSFLEQKNKVNQGEYNKWDPQSQTPCTWPGISCSGNRVTGISLPDNDIAGALFGNFSALTELTHLDLSTNTIDGSIPPDLASCRNLKVLNLSHNIMGGGLNLTGLTSLQILDLSMNRFSGDIMMSFPRVCSGLVVANLSTNYFTGEITTSMDVCPKLEYIDVSSNHLTGNLWFGINRFKELSVSENRLNGTLPAWIFQGNCTLQAMDLSGNAFSGGIPKEISNCKNMTILDLSGNHFTDKIPTEIGLITKLEQLLLGNNSLSKEIPESLVGLTNLKNLDLSRNNFTGDIQEIFGRFTQVKNLLLHANGYTGGLNSSGILRLQNISRLDLSFNNLSGPLPPEISHMAGLRYLILAGNSFSGSLPSEFANLRRLQALDLSANNLNGSIPLSFGQLTSLLWLMLANNSLTGQIPPELGNCSSLLWLNLADNQLSGSISPELANIGKNATPTFLLNRENNPMAGSGECSAMRRWLPADYPPFSFVYTLLNRKTCRSLWDNLLKGHGIFQVCLPGSNVRTKQISGYLQLGGNRLSGHIPPEIVRMNNFSMVHLGFNEFSGTLPAEVGQMPLVVLNVTRNKFSGRIPMQIGFLKCLRNLDLSYNNFSGTFPTNLNNLTELSKFNVSYNPYISGIIPSIGQLATFEQSSFFGDPLLDLPSFIDNSTNATSAKGGRRSNPRKWGAVLVFMFLLLAFTVCGVMTILVCIVMKNPIDEPPYLIKSSHHFTSNSGSSSPWLSDTVKVIRLDKTAFTHADILKATRNFSNDRIIGRGGFGTVYRGVLPDGREVAIKKKLREGMEGEREFRSEMEVLTRNGFGWPHPNLVTLYGWCLYGSEKLLVYEYMDGGTLEDLIQNQTGFNWRRRIDVAIDVAHALVFLHHECYPSIVHRDVKASNVLLDRTGKARVTDFGLARVMDAGDSHVSTMVAGTIGYVAPEYGQTWQATTKGDVYSYGVLVMELATGRRAVDGGEECLVEWARRVMGDGQQSMIPVAGLVCGGGEGAVEMCELLRVGIRCTAEAPQARPNMKEVLDMLIRILANRTDFSYGSLLSS, from the exons ATGGCAGCAGAGAGGATTGCAATGATCCTTTTCTTGATTTTAATCGCAG gAAAGGATGCAATTGGAGACTCGCTTGATTCCGACAAGGAAGTGCTACTCAATCTGAGGTCATTTCTGGAACAAAAGAACAAAGTGAATCAAGGAGAGTATAACAAATGGGACCCACAATCCCAGACGCCGTGCACATGGCCGGGAATTTCATGCTCCGGCAACCGAGTGACAGGGATCAGCCTCCCTGACAACGACATCGCCGGTGCTTTATTCGGGAACTTCTCTGCCTTGACAGAGCTTACTCACCTAGACCTATCAACAAACACTATTGACGGCAGCATACCACCAGACTTGGCCAGTTGCCGGAACCTCAAAGTATTGAACCTGTCACATAATATTATGGGTGGCGGGCTCAATTTGACTGGACTCACCAGCCTGCAAATTCTCGATTTATCGATGAACAGATTCTCCGGCGACATCATGATGAGTTTCCCCAGGGTTTGCAGCGGATTGGTGGTTGCTAATCTCTCCACCAATTATTTCACAGGAGAAATAACGACTTCTATGGACGTATGCCCGAAGTTGGAATACATTGACGTGAGTTCGAATCATTTGACCGGAAACCTCTGGTTCGGGATCAATAGGTTTAAGGAGCTTTCCGTTTCTGAAAATCGTCTCAACGGCACCCTCCCTGCATGGATTTTCCAGGGAAATTGCACTTTACAGGCGATGGACCTCTCCGGAAACGCATTTTCCGGTGGAATCCCGAAGGAGATTTCGAATTGTAAAAACATGACGATCTTGGACCTCTCCGGGAACCATTTCACCGACAAAATTCCAACGGAGATTGGACTAATTACAAAACTCGAGCAACTTTTATTGGGAAACAACTCTCTTTCCAAAGAAATTCCAGAGTCTTTGGTAGGGTTGACGAATTTGAAAAATTTGGACCTTAGTCGGAACAATTTCACCGGAGATATACAAGAGATTTTTGGACGATTCACTCAAGTGAAAAACCTACTCCTCCACGCAAACGGATACACCGGCGGATTAAATTCATCGGGAATACTTCGGTTGCAGAACATTTCACGATTAGACCTGAGTTTCAACAATCTCTCAGGTCCATTACCACCGGAAATATCTCACATGGCAGGTTTGAGGTACTTAATTCTCGCTGGCAACAGCTTCTCCGGGAGTTTACCTTCTGAATTTGCAAATTTGCGACGACTTCAAGCTCTCGATTTGTCAGCTAATAACCTAAACGGGTCAATCCCTTTAAGTTTCGGACAGTTGACCTCTCTATTGTGGTTAATGCTCGCTAACAATTCCTTAACGGGTCAAATCCCACCTGAGTTAGGCAACTGTAGCAGCTTGCTGTGGTTGAATCTCGCAGATAACCAACTTTCCGGTTCAATTTCACCGGAGTTGGCTAACATAGGGAAGAATGCGACACCAACTTTCCTGTTAAACAGAGAGAACAATCCCATGGCAGGCTCCGGAGAGTGCTCGGCGATGAGAAGATGGCTACCTGCAGATTATCCACCCTTCAGTTTCGTCTACACACTTCTTAACAGGAAGACTTGCAGGAGTTTATGGGATAATTTACTTAAAGGGCACGGAATTTTTCAAGTTTGCCTCCCGGGATCGAACGTTCGGACAAAGCAGATATCTGGGTATCTTCAACTCGGTGGAAACCGATTATCCGGCCACATCCCGCCTGAAATTGTGAGAATGAATAATTTCAGTATGGTGCATTTGGGGTTTAACGAATTTTCCGGTACGCTTCCTGCCGAAGTTGGACAAATGCCACTTGTTGTATTGAATGTTACTCGTAATAAATTTTCAGGACGAATCCCCATGCAAATTGGCTTTCTCAAGTGTTTGAGAAATCTTGATTTGTCTTACAATAACTTTTCCGGTACGTTTCCGACCAACTTGAACAATTTGACTGAATTAAGCAAGTTCAACGTCTCCTACAATCCGTACATCTCTGGTATAATTCCGTCAATCGGCCAGTTAGCTACTTTCGAGCAATCATCATTCTTCGGTGACCCACTGTTAGATCTGCCTTCATTTATAGATAATTCAACAAACGCCACATCTGCAAAGGGTGGCCGGAGATCAAATCCAAGAAAATGGGGCGCAGTTTTGGTGTTCATGTTTCTACTCCTAGCTTTCACTGTGTGTGGAGTCATGACAATACTAGTCTGCATAGTGATGAAAAACCCCATCGATGAGCCTCCATATCTGATAAAATCCAGCCACCACTTCACCTCCAACTCAGGCAGCTCATCACCGTGGTTATCAGACACGGTTAAGGTAATCCGATTGGACAAAACCGCATTCACACACGCAGACATTTTGAAGGCCACAAGAAACTTTTCAAACGATAGAATAATCGGGAGGGGCGGATTCGGAACTGTTTACAGAGGTGTATTACCTGATGGAAGAGAAGTAGCAATAAAGAAGAAATTAAGAGAGGGTATGGAAGGCGAACGAGAGTTTCGGTCAGAAATGGAGGTTTTGACCCGAAACGGGTTCGGGTGGCCCCATCCGAACCTAGTAACCCTTTACGGGTGGTGTTTATACGGGTCAGAAAAACTTCTTGTTTACGAGTACATGGATGGTGGGACCTTAGAAGATCTAATTCAAAATCAAACCGGGTTCAATTGGAGAAGACGTATCGATGTTGCAATCGATGTGGCCCATGCTTTGGTGTTTTTACACCATGAGTGTTACCCTTCGATCGTTCATCGAGATGTAAAAGCTAGTAATGTGTTGTTGGATAGAACGGGGAAGGCCCGGGTTACGGATTTCGGGCTGGCCCGGGTGATGGACGCCGGAGATAGCCACGTCAGCACAATGGTGGCGGGGACAATCGGATACGTGGCGCCGGAGTATGGGCAGACATGGCAAGCCACCACGAAAGGGGATGTTTATAGCTATGGAGTGTTGGTgatggagttggctacagggcgGCGGGCGGTGGATGGAGGGGAGGAGTGTTTGGTGGAGTGGGCGAGACGGGTGATGGGAGACGGGCAGCAGTCCATGATTCCGGTGGCGGGCCTGGTGTGTGGTGGCGGCGAGGGGGCGGTGGAAATGTGTGAATTACTTCGGGTTGGAATAAGATGCACTGCGGAAGCACCTCAGGCGAGGCCAAATATGAAAGAGGTATTAGATATGTTGATACGGATTCTTGCTAATCGTACAGATTTTAGCTATGGGTCTTTACTATCTTCTTAA